Within Bactrocera oleae isolate idBacOlea1 chromosome 6, idBacOlea1, whole genome shotgun sequence, the genomic segment attaaaaatggatGTAAGTAATTTAtaccaataaatttattttatatagagcaaaataaataattccttTTTTCTCAATAGATTCGTCAGCTGCCAGAGTCAGTGATTGTAGAAACCACAGAATACAAATGCTTGCAGTCACAGTTCTCTGTTCTATATAATGAATCCATGCAAATAAAAACCATGTTAGATGAAACACGTAATCAGCTGCAGACAAGCAAGAATCAACATTTACGTCAGATTGAAGTTATGGAAAGCGAAGAattaattgcacaaaaaaaagtGCGGAGTGAAATGATTCAAATGGAGGACGTGTTAGCTCAGATTCGGAAAGAATATGAAACATTGCGCATTGAATTTGAGCAAAATATGGCTGCTAACGAGCAAACAGCGCCAATAAATAGGGAAATGCGACATTTAATTACTTCCTTACAAAACCATAATTTGCAGTTAAAAGGAGAAGTGCAGCGATATAAGCGGAAATATAAGGATGCTTCGGCCGATAATGTAAAGGTGGGTGTTGCATGAATTCCTTTATAAAAAAGATTATTTAAACAAGTGGAAATTGtagggcaacaaaaaaaaaaaaataaagtaatacgTCGATATTTGAATATGATTATGTATTGTATGttaatattcttatattttttccaCATTTTAGCTTCGAAAAGAAATAGAGGATACTTTAGCTAAGCTGGAGGGTACAAAGCAGCAACCGCCCTCGGCAGAGGAGGTTAAACTAGAGAGTGGGAATTCTGTGAAAGAGGAGAATGCTGCTGGTGGCGTAGGAACAACTGGTATTGGCTCTAACGAATCATCAGCAACAGTTAAAGATGAGACAGGTGTCAACATCAAAGGTTAGataatatgttttattatatgCAGTGAAAATATCCAGTATATTGTAGGGGATGATGGTGATGACGAAATGAAGGAACAAAAAGAGGgaataaagcaagaaaaaaattcgaCAGGAGCCACTGGAGTTGCTGGGGAGAAGAAAGATGCTCAAGCTGCAGGCAGTACAAATAGTAATACAACAAGCGGGACAACGGTAGCTGGAACGCCATGCATAGCTACTGTCAAGGTTGAAAAGGATGCGAAAGATGTGCCAAAGGCAAAAGATATAAAAGTAGTTGAATCTGAAATTGTGCGTGATTTAAAAGCACAGCTTAAGTAAGTATTCCCACAACActacttaaaatataaataaaaaaatgattgcCTTACCAGTCTAATTTGCGCCTAAAAATCCACCGTAAATAAAATGAATCATAACTTTGTTTGCAGAAAAGCATTAAATGATCAAAAGGAAATGAAGCTTCTCCTTGATATGTACAAAGGGGTTTCAAAGGATCAGCGTGATAAAGTGCAGCTTATGGCAACAGAGAAGAAACTTCGGTCAGAAATAGAGGAATTGCGTCaacaattaaagaaaatacaGGAAAGTAAAAGAGAGGAGCGTAAAAAGCTGGCAGATGAAGAAGCATTACGGAAGATTAAGCAACTTGAGGAGCAGAAGTATGAACTGCAAAAACAAGTGGCAAGTCAAAAACCTGTGGAGAATGCGTGGGGTGGGCCGAGTGGAGCAAATTATGCTCGTCCATTTGTTGGCTCACATGAAGAGGAAGCTCTACTGAATGAAATGGAAGTAACAGGTCAAGCATTTGAGGACATGCAGGAACAAAACTCTCGATTAATACAACAACTACGCGAAAAGGATGATGCTAACTTTAAGCTTATGTCGGAGCGCATTAAAGCCAATCAGATGCATAATTTATTACGAGAGGAGAAACAAATATTAGTAGATCAAATGACCACTCGAGATACTCAAATTGAAGCAATGCATATTGTATTGCGGAAGTTAGAGGAAAAGGAGCGTAGCCTTCAAGCGACTGTAGCCACCATAGAAAAAGAGTTGATGTTGCGTCAACAAGCTATGGAAATGCACAAACGGAAAGCTATTGAGTCTGCACAGTCAGCAGCAGATTTGAAATTGCATTTAGAAAAGTATCATTCTCAGATGAAAGAAGCGCAGCAAGTTGTTGCGGAAAAAACTAGCTCGCTTGAGGCGGAGGCATATAAAACAAAGCGCTTACAGGAAGAACTAGCGCAGTTTAAGCGCAAGGCTGAacgaatgaaaaaaattgaaatggcTGGCAGTACTATTGATGAAGTAGTATTAGAAGAGATTCGCGAATATAAAGAGACTCTCACCTGTCCTTCATGTAAGGTTAAACGTAAAGATGCGGTATTATCGAAATGTTTCCACGTTTTCTGCTATGACTGTTTACGTACTCGTTACGAAACTAGACAGCGGAAATGCCCTAAATGCAATTGCGCTTTTGGGGCAAATGATTACCATCGCCTCTATTTAACCTAAAAAGTGCAGTACACTGTTATTAGATTTCTTTTAAGTAATACCAATTGGCTTTCACTGTCAAAAGTTTAGAAGAGCGGTGGTCAGATGAGGCCTTTTGGAGTCCTCATATCTACTAAATACAATCCATACATAATGATTTACTGTTAGATATATGCTACATATACATTAATAATTGCAATACATTTTCCTGTATATCTTTACATTTTGTGTTTGTCTTtctttgaatataaatttttaacagatGGTTTAAGCTTCTATTATCTATCTATAATTTCTTCCAaggataatatatgtatatattatttccaTCATTTGcgttttaactaaaaaatgagtacatacatatatcggcaTTAAGAGAATGTACGGAATTGTGATTTTGGTTATAGGACGCTTTTATTGAGATCAGTtggtttcaaataaaatttagaatgAGTGGTAGAAATGAATATGGTTTTTTACGACTGTTTCTTGTTGAGTAGATGGAATACTTTGCTATAATAACTGTTTTTACACtagtaaattacaaaaatgttaGCACCGTTTTATAAATAATCGCATTAAAATGTTcttactaatttatttttatataattttagaattataaaatataaataattttctttcaaaacgGAAACTGGCTTGTAGGTGGCACAGGAAAATAAAGTAACATCCCTGCATTTGACTGCTGAGTTGCATGGAAAATAAATTCGTCTATATAGCTTTTTTCAATTCACATATACTTCTATTTTTaccacatttaaatttttttaaatacattaaaatatgaaaactatTGCGCAACTATTTCCATTAATAtctataaattgtttatattaagtGAATGACATGCAACCCTGAAATGTGAAGTGGTAATGTTACCTTTTTCTCCTACGTTTTTTAGTGTTTAGCACTGCTAACATCAGTTCTGTTCGGCGTTGCATTTCTGTTCGATCTTAAATcgagttcggatgtaactgagTTGCCATCAGCACGTTGTTGTTAATTGTACGTTGAGATAAATTTTCggtatttttaacaaaagcttCAAATCGAATTTGTGTTGTACAgaagtgaataaaaaaatgtgtggtTAGTTATGTGTTGCATTATGCCTAAGCTAATAAAGATGTCTATAAAGAATCATTAGAGAAAATGTATTACTAAAGTGAAGTCGCAAGGAAGTTCATGACTTCCGCAAAAGCTAaagatttaattgatttttcgcCCATGGGTGAATGTGagagtgtatatgtgtgtgaaatACAGCTGCTGCAAATTTGCAGGCTGCACAATACAGAAAATTAGaaagtaaatatttgcttacaaAGTACTTGCTATTTAAAATAGTcgatgaaattaataaataactttaaTAATAAGCATGTCATGGTATGAAAAACCAATGTAGTTTAACTTGATACattatttatttcacaaaatcttgACGTATATTAAATGTAAACTAGTCTGGTCCCTGTAATTCTGGATTTTCTATGTTCTTACGCGCAGTTAtgcgcataaatatgtatatttaaccaTATCTATGTAAGTATGGCCGATTGGGATCGTGAAACTGGAATAACAACAATC encodes:
- the Bre1 gene encoding E3 ubiquitin-protein ligase Bre1, whose amino-acid sequence is MSKRSAEESGGGGSTASATNLGQPPIKKVHFEPHLIGPVSTLEEMDIKVLEFQNKKLAQRIEQRMRTEAELRHRIEQLEKRQMQDDAVLNVVNRYWNQLNEDIRVLLQRFDAETADESENRNENEVTTSFLIQLSTWDKEELDDKLANRVQVSKRAVAKIVQVIDRIMQRNEKITLALKEGNGVSSGSNSNANAEGEDGTDNVTNNILPNIDETLKQTHIEIMTENRNLQSLNTSLHEKFHTISLKMKECQDALTAKETENAELKNQIDELQYDLEKVHCRNDKLENHLAEAIEKLKAYHQMHGDPNKSSSSGKGTATANVNSQHYEDLQKDLEEYRELANNRLQELDKLHATHRETLKEVEKLKMDIRQLPESVIVETTEYKCLQSQFSVLYNESMQIKTMLDETRNQLQTSKNQHLRQIEVMESEELIAQKKVRSEMIQMEDVLAQIRKEYETLRIEFEQNMAANEQTAPINREMRHLITSLQNHNLQLKGEVQRYKRKYKDASADNVKLRKEIEDTLAKLEGTKQQPPSAEEVKLESGNSVKEENAAGGVGTTGIGSNESSATVKDETGVNIKGDDGDDEMKEQKEGIKQEKNSTGATGVAGEKKDAQAAGSTNSNTTSGTTVAGTPCIATVKVEKDAKDVPKAKDIKVVESEIVRDLKAQLKKALNDQKEMKLLLDMYKGVSKDQRDKVQLMATEKKLRSEIEELRQQLKKIQESKREERKKLADEEALRKIKQLEEQKYELQKQVASQKPVENAWGGPSGANYARPFVGSHEEEALLNEMEVTGQAFEDMQEQNSRLIQQLREKDDANFKLMSERIKANQMHNLLREEKQILVDQMTTRDTQIEAMHIVLRKLEEKERSLQATVATIEKELMLRQQAMEMHKRKAIESAQSAADLKLHLEKYHSQMKEAQQVVAEKTSSLEAEAYKTKRLQEELAQFKRKAERMKKIEMAGSTIDEVVLEEIREYKETLTCPSCKVKRKDAVLSKCFHVFCYDCLRTRYETRQRKCPKCNCAFGANDYHRLYLT